CCTGACCAAACCGTCGGGGCCAGTGGGGCCGGATGGGGCACCGCCGCCCGGCCCGGACGCCTATCTTTCGCCACAGAAACGCGATACCGCCGACGTCTCCGATAACCGTCGCGAAATGCTCACCGATGCCGCCCGCACCCTGGGTTTTCGCGGGGGAAAGGCGCAGCGAGCCTGGGAGTTAAAGCGTGACCTGGAGTCACGGGCTTCCCGACTCGATGCCACCTATGACTTCCGCCCACTCATCAGCTCACGCGGCTGGTTGCCGCCGGTCATTACGGAAGCGGTTGACGTCGCACACGTGACGTCAGATCAGATCCGAACAGCCAGTCATGTCTACGAAATCATTCAGCCGGAGCGTTTTGTCAGTAACCCGCCGACATGGCGTACCTGGCTGATGGCAGGGCTGAGTACGGCGCGGCCTGATGGCCCTGAAGGCTCGTTGGTACCGGAAAACGGAGTTCAGCGCGATATCTGGCAGGCGGCGCTGACAGCGGGATGGGCTGAGGGGCGTCAGAGTGCTGATGACACGCTTGAAGCGAACGTCAACCGTCTGACCCGCGATTACAACGGCATGCTGCAGTACGTCCTGCTGCGTCGCCAGAACCTCATTACCGCGCCGGTGGTCACTGACCGTCAGCAAACCGTCACGGGTGACAGCAACAAGCTCACCACCGGCGATCGCGAACGTCGTCTTGAAAGCCGTGCAGGGTTTATCACCGACCGGTCTAAGTGGAAACCGGTCATCAATACGGAGAAACGCTAATGCCTGAAAAAACCTTTGCGCCCTACGCCTTTGACGGCGGGCTTACCCCTGAGACGCTGCGCAGTTTTATGGTCTGGTGTGCCCGTCAGCAGTCCAGCGATATTCACCTGCAGGGTGATAATCACTTTGTCATCGGCCGCCATGGGAGACTGGTGCGCGCTAGCCCGTTTGCGGTGGCTGACGATACGCTGGCCAAACTGATGGACGATGTGTTTACGCCCGAACTGCGCCCGATGGTGCGCGGGGGTGTTTCGGTAGACAGGGCACTACAGCTCGACGGCAACGCGGACGGACGCTACGGACTCGAGCGAGGTGAGCGCATCCGTTTTCGCGTGAACCTGCTACAGGGCACAGCCGGACGTCAGGACAGTACCATCGGCTGGACGTTGCGCGTTATTCCTTCGGTCATTCCTCCGCTGGAGGAGATGGAACTCCCCGCTGAACTGATGGAGCACATTCTGCCGGCTAAGGGGCTCGCCCTGTGGGGCGGCATTACCGGTTCGGGAAAAAGCACGGCGCTGGCCTCCACTTACCGTTATTGCATGGACCATTACCCGGACAGAAAAGTCACCACGAAAGAAGACCCCATCGAGTTTATCCTCGGGCGTCCGGGAGATATTTTGCCGGCGCTGCAGTCGCAGATTGGTAAGGACATTCCGGACTTTGCCACGGGGATCCGCGCCGACCTTCGGCGCGCGCCGTCGGTTATCGGTGTGGGTGAAATGCGCGACCGTGAAACTATCGATGCCGGTATTCGTGCTGGCCAGCTCGGTCACCTGTGTTTATCGACGACTCACATTGATTCCCCGGGTGAGGTATTTGCGCGCCTGATCAATGAGTTTGCGCATGAGAGTCGTGAAGCTATGGCCTGGGCACTGCTGGGCGTACTGCAGTACGTGGTGGTGCAGACGCTTTTGCGCACGACAGATGGCAAGCGCACGGCCGTGCGTGAGTACATCATCATTGACGATCATCTGCGCGAAAAATTGGGTGAAATGCCCTGGTCGCAGTGGGGTAAGCACGTCAACAGCCTCATCCGCCTTGAAAAGCGCCGCATTGTTGATCAGGCCTGGTTGCTCTATCAGCAGGGGCGTATTGATGCCGCCGAGCTGGCAGTGGTGATGTCTCCCCGTCAGCGTCGCGAACTTGAGGCAGAGAGCATCGCATGAATGACAATAAACAGCACTGGCCGCCCGGTTATTGGCGCTACGCAGGCCTCAGTTTGAATGTCTACGGCGTACCTGGTTGGCTCTTTCTCCTCTATCTCTTTTGGTTCCGCTTCCCTTCAATGGACACCCTCTATGTTGTCAGCGGTGCTATCGCTGTATTCCGCATTCTGCAGATGTTCGGCTGGTCGGTGGGCGCACTCATTTCACGCCTGATGCGTCTGGCCCGCGGGAAAAGCCTGAGCGGGCGTCCCTGGTGGTATCGGCGATTCACCGACGGCGAATAGCCTTTTCATAATCTGAGTTTTCAGGAGGCCTTATGGAACACCCTGAACCTGAAATGCGCATCTGGCTGGCCATCCCCCATGATGAACGCCAGACGGCCGTCACTGCAGGCGGCAAACTGGCCGATGGCCTCAACGCCATTATCTGGAGTAAAGAAGAGCAGTTATGGTATGCCCGCCCCGGCGCAGACCCCGAACGTATCAAACCCTGGCTGCCTGACCGCACACTTCGAAGCGGAGGCGGAGATCCAGCATCCGAATTTTATGATGCGATGACCTCGGAAGGCCTGATCCTTAAGGGGTTGCCGGTGATGGATGGCAAACGTCACCGCGTGGCCACGTTGGAAGATAAATCCGGCAAACAGAGTGGCGTCTACCGGGGATTTCTTGACGGACGACCTGCCGGCTGGTTCATCAACTATCACCGTGCAGAAACCGAAAAGAGCGTGACCAACTGGAAGGCCAGCGGCGGAGAAGCGGATCCGCACGTACGGCTGCATATCCGTGCGGTTATGCAGCAATCTCAGGACGACGCGGCGCGGGAAAGAGCGGCGACCTATGCGACACAAACCGCGAAAGCCCACGCGCTGTATGACCGTTTGCCACCTGCAGACCCCGCGCATCCTTATCTTCAGCGAAAAGCCATTACACCCACGGATGACCTGCGGCAAACCCGCAACGGTGCCCTGGTAGTCCCTTTTTATGACGTATACGGGGCCTTTCAGACCCTCCAGTACATTCCGCCTGAAGGCGATAAATACCTGTTTAAGGATGCGCCCAAAGTCGGGCACTACCTGGTGGTGGGCGGGGCGCTGCGTAACGGCGACCCCATCCTTTACGCAGAGGGCTACGCTACGGCGCGTAGCCTGTCGATGGTCACCGACCGCCCGGTCGTGATGACCATCGACGCTGGCAACATGCTGGCGGTGGCCGGCGTGCTTAAGGCGAGCTACCCCGACAGTCCGCACCTGTTTATGGCCGATGTCGACCACGCAAAAGAAATAAACAAGGGTGTGCTTTCTGCCGAACGCGCGGCGGCTGTCACTGGCGGCATCGTACTGTTGCCGGACCTGACAGCCGCTGAAATCGAGCGCGGCTATACCGACTTCAATGACCTGCACGTGTTCCGCGGAGTTGACCGCCTGCGTGAGACGCTGCTTCCCGCTATTGCTCAGGCTCTTGAGCAGCTCAACGATAAGGATACCTCCATGGCCACACCTGATGACGCTCAGCCTGCGCCGGATAATCTTGCCGCCGCGACCCCGGATGCCGCAGTGGACTCCACTCCGCCCCGCCGGCCCGGTACGGCTAAAGAAAAAACGTACGAAATACTGAAGTTACGCGATGAAGGGCTGAAGCCCGCGCAGATTGCGGAGCAGCTAGGCATCGGCCAGACCAGCGTTTACCGCATTCTGAAGGCGCAGCAGCCTGAAGCCGCAGTGCCAGAACCGGCAGCGGCAGACATGCCAGCCGGCGGGGGTAACGATTTACCCGCTGCGCCCCCTGCGACTGAGCGTGAAACTATCACCCTGTACCATGGCTCACCTGCCACCTTTAGTGCCATTGACGCTGAAAAAATAGGGTCAGGTCAGAACTTTATGGGGCGGGGATTTTATACAGATACATCTGTTATAGGCTTGCACTATGCGATGGAGGAAATAAATCATCCGGACTATCACGTTTATGAATTAGAAATACCTTCTCACTCGATTATTTTAGATCGCTGGGACAGTTCATCACTGACGGACGCATTGCGTGAGCGAATCAGAGAAGCCGGTAAAACGTTTGATCAGCAACGTATAGAGAAAGGGGATACTTCACGGTTGGGGATCGGAGATTCACTGGCCGACTGCGAGAAAATAGATGCGACATTTTTTATGCACGCCAGCAGCCCCGAAGGTATGCGTATTCTTAATGAGGCAGGGATCGATGCCCTGAAAGACAATAGTTATATAGCCATTATCAACACAGATCTGATTGATAACCTTCGGTTGCGTTCTGCAGTAGGGACTATAAGAACCGAAATGACGCAATACATTGATAAGGCGTTAGGTAATGCCGTTCAGGACGCCTCAAAACTGTCAGATATCCTGCAGGAAAAACCGGATGTTTCAATTCATTATGATGCCATCCGTTCAGAACTGGTCAGTCTGGCAAAGGCTCAGAATAAGCCAGAAGAAGCAGAAAGGCTGACCGCTCTGCTTACGCATACTTTGGTTGAAACTATTGATAGCACCCCTGACAGAAAAACAACTATTACCCCGTTAAACCGGCTGTATGCGGAAGCAATAAGAAGCCTTGGCCTGAATCACGATAATAGTTCTGCAACGCTGGGTCACCTGATTGATAGCGCTGTTATCAACATTAATCCTCACCATAAACCTGTTGCTGACCCGGTTAAACCAGAATCAGCTGCAGCTGACGCGACGTCTGCCCCTGAGTCGGTCGTTGCGCCGCCGGTGATTCAGGGCGAGCTGCGCGAGGCGCTGGATGCATCAGGAGAGGTGGTTGATGCCCCGACCTATGCCGGGGCTACTCTGGAGCAGATGGCTGCGCAGGCCCGTCACGATACGGACTTTGCCAGACAGCAAGCGGTGTCAGAAACAACATTATCCGCTGCACCTGCTGCTGCGGCTGAATTACCCGCGACAAATGCACAGGATTTGGCGTCGCAGGTGCAGGCATTGTCTCAGCAGGGCCGTTCTCTGGTTCAGATTGCCGCAGAGCTGAACCTCGGCGTGAGTCAGACACATCGTCTGCTGCAA
This portion of the Rahnella sikkimica genome encodes:
- the traJ gene encoding plasmid transfer ATPase TraJ, whose amino-acid sequence is MPEKTFAPYAFDGGLTPETLRSFMVWCARQQSSDIHLQGDNHFVIGRHGRLVRASPFAVADDTLAKLMDDVFTPELRPMVRGGVSVDRALQLDGNADGRYGLERGERIRFRVNLLQGTAGRQDSTIGWTLRVIPSVIPPLEEMELPAELMEHILPAKGLALWGGITGSGKSTALASTYRYCMDHYPDRKVTTKEDPIEFILGRPGDILPALQSQIGKDIPDFATGIRADLRRAPSVIGVGEMRDRETIDAGIRAGQLGHLCLSTTHIDSPGEVFARLINEFAHESREAMAWALLGVLQYVVVQTLLRTTDGKRTAVREYIIIDDHLREKLGEMPWSQWGKHVNSLIRLEKRRIVDQAWLLYQQGRIDAAELAVVMSPRQRRELEAESIA
- a CDS encoding type IV secretory system conjugative DNA transfer family protein, which produces MKSWFCVLFLPALLTGCAGFHLTKPSGPVGPDGAPPPGPDAYLSPQKRDTADVSDNRREMLTDAARTLGFRGGKAQRAWELKRDLESRASRLDATYDFRPLISSRGWLPPVITEAVDVAHVTSDQIRTASHVYEIIQPERFVSNPPTWRTWLMAGLSTARPDGPEGSLVPENGVQRDIWQAALTAGWAEGRQSADDTLEANVNRLTRDYNGMLQYVLLRRQNLITAPVVTDRQQTVTGDSNKLTTGDRERRLESRAGFITDRSKWKPVINTEKR
- a CDS encoding conjugal transfer protein, encoding MNDNKQHWPPGYWRYAGLSLNVYGVPGWLFLLYLFWFRFPSMDTLYVVSGAIAVFRILQMFGWSVGALISRLMRLARGKSLSGRPWWYRRFTDGE
- a CDS encoding LPD7 domain-containing protein, coding for MEHPEPEMRIWLAIPHDERQTAVTAGGKLADGLNAIIWSKEEQLWYARPGADPERIKPWLPDRTLRSGGGDPASEFYDAMTSEGLILKGLPVMDGKRHRVATLEDKSGKQSGVYRGFLDGRPAGWFINYHRAETEKSVTNWKASGGEADPHVRLHIRAVMQQSQDDAARERAATYATQTAKAHALYDRLPPADPAHPYLQRKAITPTDDLRQTRNGALVVPFYDVYGAFQTLQYIPPEGDKYLFKDAPKVGHYLVVGGALRNGDPILYAEGYATARSLSMVTDRPVVMTIDAGNMLAVAGVLKASYPDSPHLFMADVDHAKEINKGVLSAERAAAVTGGIVLLPDLTAAEIERGYTDFNDLHVFRGVDRLRETLLPAIAQALEQLNDKDTSMATPDDAQPAPDNLAAATPDAAVDSTPPRRPGTAKEKTYEILKLRDEGLKPAQIAEQLGIGQTSVYRILKAQQPEAAVPEPAAADMPAGGGNDLPAAPPATERETITLYHGSPATFSAIDAEKIGSGQNFMGRGFYTDTSVIGLHYAMEEINHPDYHVYELEIPSHSIILDRWDSSSLTDALRERIREAGKTFDQQRIEKGDTSRLGIGDSLADCEKIDATFFMHASSPEGMRILNEAGIDALKDNSYIAIINTDLIDNLRLRSAVGTIRTEMTQYIDKALGNAVQDASKLSDILQEKPDVSIHYDAIRSELVSLAKAQNKPEEAERLTALLTHTLVETIDSTPDRKTTITPLNRLYAEAIRSLGLNHDNSSATLGHLIDSAVININPHHKPVADPVKPESAAADATSAPESVVAPPVIQGELREALDASGEVVDAPTYAGATLEQMAAQARHDTDFARQQAVSETTLSAAPAAAAELPATNAQDLASQVQALSQQGRSLVQIAAELNLGVSQTHRLLQTLESPAVPDTATSDLPISAESLPVSPGAETSVAPQPATMNTGAEEAISPLNTAQAERAESEPAQTAGEAVNQTEAFLDDRVRDIEMPYPPRDGGRKSEFTDEFSDVELRMRTLLSNADTLNAEQFATQFSKLVIERKAHTGIGMSSDESDAGIYPDEVCIALEKQLEAKMEQKFDSETVAPAASVPGEKDAILTGPRRMTPSDEPVPEALRRIDLDKLLSRMTDELHPDGKSVLFKLDGEHAFTDYGNRLVMAEGASHHEEKVLAALLTAAQYYHGRIELTGSDAFKSYAISLIVAHNLDVTMKVASQQAELTAARRATGQPDAPADAVAGTDPGPAPINPQSDRASAPTAPPTEPAVATRTEPVTASRGNASTVPETPPEKETSTIKPSVHTPAEKAREPVTGKVTACGQAPFRFEAGESESTFITLRSKEGSQTFWGKELAGLLRETRLEPGRMVTLQWHGKQPVTVKVPKKDQNGVVMRYDSVDTHRNQWSLTPVGGDRVQTGNDQLVTMAAFDAARFTQVQHAVVTRLGLDMPAPPVPADGLYWLRPDGQGSQNPGDALSAPRPEINDKAGAPVMSSWAEDGSVDLYLVQGDGHYLQGVVRREGEYQHVLVSLSGNKEAPPMVFNVLTPDGAVPIGSGNGINRANGNPVPRENLVVHLQGDEQRRIAKLEAPSDMSPALHARLGFDERYKAEAAFPKEWPAAAPQAAPVTPPRPV